TTTTCCGCCTCTAATTCTTTCGGAAGGGCATACCCAGCGCACGAAGAAGGGCGAGGCCCTCGCTATCCGTTCTCGCTGTGGTGACGACGGTGATCGTCATCCCCTTCACTTTGTCGACTTTGTCGATATCAATCTCGGGGAAGATCGTTTGATCGTTCAGCCCCATCGAAAAATTGCCGCGACCGTCGAACCCCTTGTCGCTGACACCCTTGAAATCTCTGACTCGAGGAAGAGCCGAGCTGATCAACCGATCGATAAACTCGAACATCCGATTGCCGCGCAATGTAACCATCGCGCCGATCGGCATACCTTCG
This window of the Candidatus Binatia bacterium genome carries:
- the rplE gene encoding 50S ribosomal protein L5, with translation MARLRKVYHESMQVQLQKDLELGNINEVPRLDKIVLNMGLGDAIQNAKILDTAVVELATITGQKPVVTRAKKAIANFKLREGMPIGAMVTLRGNRMFEFIDRLISSALPRVRDFKGVSDKGFDGRGNFSMGLNDQTIFPEIDIDKVDKVKGMTITVVTTARTDSEGLALLRALGMPFRKN